In Arthrobacter burdickii, one DNA window encodes the following:
- a CDS encoding DUF2079 domain-containing protein → MSTDRKAGAARPGGRPSAASAAGRPATGRRAGSLNTHLSAHLNTLPARTARAVRDQPLGAWLTGLAAAALYTVFSVTQWNRLSSPSWDLGIFTQLAKAYAGFGAPIVPIKGEDFNLLGDHFHPLLVLLGPAYAVAPSGLTLLIVQDLLFALSVAVVARAGTRLLGPLPGIALGIGYALSWGLQSAVAAQFHEIAFAVPLLALSLEAVLRRRVLPAVVWGGLLVFVKEDLGLTVIALGLVLAWRLRAAAGLWLSAWGLLWLILSVRVILPALNSAGQYDYSDRIDVGAMIADPVSAVVDLVSGTPKHETLLLLLLAGGFLFLRSSLSLVLLPTLLWRFASTQGGYWGPEWHYSAVLMPVLFLALLDGVHTLRTSRRRWVRSTAMVGIPAAVAACLVLLPGQKFTVLVEPETYRQSERWDAAHHMMDLIPEGSTVESGVVLMAYLVPDTRVYWLGNTNPAPDYLIVDADDWSWGAVRPSDAEAHAEQRYPGTDYTLVFAEAGYQLVERRP, encoded by the coding sequence GTGAGCACGGACCGGAAGGCCGGCGCCGCGAGGCCGGGCGGGCGGCCGAGTGCCGCGAGCGCAGCCGGGCGTCCCGCCACCGGGCGCCGGGCGGGCTCCCTGAACACCCATCTGAGCGCCCATCTGAACACCCTCCCTGCCCGCACGGCCCGAGCCGTACGGGACCAGCCCCTCGGTGCCTGGCTGACCGGTCTCGCCGCGGCCGCCCTGTACACCGTCTTCTCCGTCACCCAGTGGAACCGGCTGAGCTCGCCGTCCTGGGACCTGGGGATCTTCACGCAACTGGCGAAGGCGTACGCCGGGTTCGGTGCGCCGATCGTCCCCATCAAGGGCGAGGACTTCAACCTCCTGGGCGACCACTTCCACCCGCTGCTCGTGCTGCTGGGGCCCGCGTACGCGGTCGCGCCGTCGGGCCTCACTCTCCTGATCGTGCAGGACCTCCTCTTCGCCCTGTCGGTGGCCGTCGTGGCACGGGCCGGCACACGCCTTCTCGGTCCGCTCCCCGGGATCGCGCTCGGCATCGGCTACGCCCTGTCCTGGGGGCTGCAGTCGGCCGTCGCCGCGCAGTTCCACGAGATCGCGTTCGCCGTCCCGCTCCTCGCACTGAGCCTCGAGGCCGTGCTGCGGCGCCGCGTCCTGCCGGCCGTCGTCTGGGGCGGGCTGCTCGTCTTCGTCAAGGAGGACCTCGGACTCACCGTCATCGCCCTCGGACTGGTTCTCGCGTGGCGCCTCCGCGCCGCCGCGGGGCTCTGGCTGTCCGCCTGGGGACTCCTGTGGCTGATCCTCTCGGTCCGGGTGATCCTCCCGGCCCTGAACTCCGCCGGGCAGTACGACTATTCCGACCGGATCGACGTGGGTGCGATGATCGCCGACCCCGTGAGCGCCGTCGTCGACCTCGTCTCCGGGACGCCGAAGCACGAGACGCTCCTGCTGCTCCTGCTCGCCGGCGGGTTCCTTTTCCTCCGCTCCTCGTTGAGCCTGGTGCTGCTGCCGACCCTCCTGTGGCGGTTCGCCTCCACCCAGGGAGGCTACTGGGGGCCCGAGTGGCACTACAGCGCCGTGCTGATGCCCGTTCTCTTCCTCGCCCTCCTGGACGGCGTGCACACGCTGCGAACCAGCCGCCGGCGGTGGGTGCGCAGCACCGCGATGGTCGGCATCCCCGCCGCCGTCGCGGCCTGCCTGGTGCTGTTGCCCGGGCAGAAGTTCACCGTGCTCGTGGAGCCGGAAACCTACCGGCAGTCGGAGCGCTGGGACGCCGCGCACCACATGATGGACCTCATCCCGGAAGGATCGACGGTGGAGAGCGGGGTGGTGTTGATGGCCTACCTCGTCCCCGACACCCGCGTGTACTGGCTCGGCAACACCAACCCGGCACCGGACTACCTCATCGTCGACGCGGACGACTGGAGCTGGGGGGCCGTCCGGCCGAGCGACGCCGAGGCCCACGCGGAGCAGCGCTACCCCGGAACCGACTACACGCTCGTCTTCGCCGAGGCGGGCTACCAGCTCGTCGAGCGACGTCCCTGA
- a CDS encoding sterol carrier family protein, producing the protein MARRRIAGEDGRRALARVADGSAGRNEIATAVRFTLEELAELAPGNSVEVRVPPFGVTQCVEGPRHTRGTPPNVVETDATTWLALVSGTTDWASAVAAGKVAASGQRADLSAWLPLAGLRA; encoded by the coding sequence ATGGCACGACGACGCATCGCGGGCGAGGACGGTCGCCGGGCACTGGCCCGGGTGGCGGACGGTTCGGCCGGCCGGAACGAGATCGCGACAGCCGTGCGCTTCACGCTGGAGGAACTCGCCGAGCTGGCTCCCGGCAACAGCGTCGAGGTCCGTGTACCGCCCTTCGGCGTCACGCAGTGCGTCGAGGGACCCCGTCATACCCGCGGCACACCGCCGAACGTCGTCGAGACGGACGCCACCACGTGGCTCGCCCTGGTCAGCGGCACCACGGACTGGGCGTCGGCGGTCGCGGCGGGCAAGGTCGCTGCGTCCGGGCAGCGCGCCGACCTCAGCGCCTGGCTCCCCCTCGCCGGGCTCCGCGCGTGA
- a CDS encoding asparaginase: protein MPSTFTTADAVDFAVLERNGFIESRHIGAAVVLAADGSVVTELGDISSPIFPRSTLKPFQALASMKAGVPLRGPQVALAAASHVASREHMNVVRTMLDAAGVTEDDLQCPEDWPQDEEARNELVRSGKGKQRIAFNCSGKHAAFLWACTENGWDTATYLEPTHPLQRSVASVIEEYTEESVAAWGVDGCGAPVAAVSLTGLARGIGKVAKAPSDKHADARAATVATAMLDYPWAVHGNGMENSVVMEDLGVLAKSGAEGVLVLAARTGASLALKVLDGNSRAATLVGLTLLAASGAIDADKVGTVLEKVVPPVLGGGRPVGSLRLAAPVLALLD from the coding sequence ATGCCCTCCACCTTCACGACGGCTGACGCCGTCGACTTCGCCGTCCTCGAACGCAACGGCTTCATCGAGTCCCGCCACATCGGTGCCGCCGTCGTCCTGGCGGCGGATGGTTCCGTGGTGACCGAACTCGGGGACATCAGCAGCCCGATCTTCCCCCGCTCCACCCTCAAGCCCTTCCAGGCACTGGCCAGCATGAAGGCCGGCGTACCGCTACGCGGCCCGCAGGTGGCCCTCGCCGCCGCGAGCCATGTCGCCAGCCGCGAGCACATGAACGTGGTCCGCACCATGCTCGACGCCGCCGGCGTCACCGAGGACGACCTGCAGTGCCCCGAGGACTGGCCACAGGACGAGGAAGCCCGCAACGAGCTCGTCCGCAGCGGCAAGGGGAAGCAGCGCATCGCCTTCAACTGCTCGGGCAAGCACGCGGCCTTCCTGTGGGCCTGCACCGAGAACGGCTGGGACACCGCGACCTACCTCGAGCCCACGCACCCGCTCCAGCGCTCGGTGGCCTCGGTCATCGAGGAGTACACCGAGGAGTCCGTGGCGGCGTGGGGCGTCGACGGCTGCGGTGCCCCTGTCGCCGCCGTGTCACTGACGGGGCTCGCCCGCGGCATCGGCAAGGTCGCCAAGGCGCCCTCGGACAAGCACGCCGACGCGCGGGCGGCGACGGTCGCCACCGCGATGCTCGACTACCCCTGGGCCGTCCACGGCAACGGCATGGAGAACTCGGTGGTCATGGAGGACCTCGGCGTCCTCGCCAAGAGCGGGGCGGAAGGCGTCCTCGTCCTCGCCGCACGCACCGGCGCGTCCCTGGCCCTGAAGGTCCTCGACGGCAACTCCCGGGCCGCCACCCTCGTCGGCCTCACCCTGCTCGCCGCGTCCGGCGCCATCGACGCCGACAAGGTCGGGACCGTCCTCGAGAAGGTCGTCCCCCCGGTCCTCGGCGGCGGACGTCCCGTCGGCAGCCTGCGGCTCGCCGCCCCGGTCCTAGCCCTGCTCGACTAG
- a CDS encoding TetR/AcrR family transcriptional regulator, with protein MASTRHNKYGKGREALLAATVSVVAARGLHGLTFRAVSEVAQVNNTLISHHFGTKEALLHEAVAWATTRAISLSELSAAEEIDESFAAALVDLITREPHLQLFQYEFVLESRRRPELREEAVTLYEGYISALERSLARKGHANTRPLARAVFAALDGLVLQQLTVADPDAVREAVICVGDLLDASLQANRQPV; from the coding sequence ATGGCATCGACCCGGCACAACAAGTACGGCAAAGGCAGGGAGGCTCTCCTGGCTGCAACGGTTTCCGTCGTTGCAGCACGTGGGCTCCACGGTCTGACCTTTCGTGCTGTGAGCGAGGTGGCGCAGGTCAACAACACCCTGATCAGTCATCATTTCGGCACCAAGGAAGCGCTGCTTCACGAAGCAGTAGCTTGGGCAACGACACGGGCGATCAGCCTCAGTGAGTTATCGGCAGCTGAGGAGATCGATGAGTCTTTCGCTGCCGCGTTGGTTGATCTCATTACTCGCGAACCACACCTACAGCTCTTTCAGTACGAGTTCGTCCTCGAGTCCCGCCGCCGACCAGAACTCCGAGAAGAGGCGGTGACGCTCTACGAGGGCTACATCAGTGCCCTTGAACGATCTTTAGCTCGTAAGGGGCATGCGAACACCAGACCGTTGGCGCGGGCTGTCTTCGCCGCCCTCGACGGCCTGGTGCTCCAACAGCTCACCGTCGCCGATCCTGACGCGGTGCGTGAGGCGGTCATATGCGTGGGCGACCTATTGGACGCCAGCCTCCAGGCGAATCGGCAACCTGTGTAA
- a CDS encoding APC family permease, translated as MRWQDAFALAMAVSGGLFVSFGATLAAIGAFSALFIWALAAGIGWVQNHLFAEMASMFPDKPGGVPVYAHEAWKSRFAPAGALATFGYWFGWSAVISVVSITAGAIVQARWLPEASWALDLGIAQMGPAQLIGIGFILALMVPNLIGAQPAAWVNKVFGALLLIPLLTFVVAPLVSGQWELSNLTWGLGQPGADHWGGWQDAAVWLYLIGWTAYGTEMCAAFTPEYRSNRDARRALSASGGYTFMMFALVPLGVGGLVSQADAAADPSAVFVTGFASVLPAGFAGDIALLITIGALLMGVNASMADGSRALYGAAVDGLVPRQLEVLNRNQVPARAIIVAVIMNVLLVIFVSNPISILVAANIGYLLAILLAVSGFLLLRKDRPNAFRSFKLGAWSVPLAIVLTVYGAAVLVIGASSSHLSGYGGPVELAIGVGILLLSLVLFVIRRRFQDRLPLLREPDDSIEQRPATVTS; from the coding sequence TTGCGATGGCAGGATGCCTTCGCGTTGGCGATGGCCGTCTCGGGCGGCCTCTTCGTGTCCTTCGGCGCGACGTTGGCTGCTATCGGCGCCTTCTCGGCGTTGTTCATCTGGGCCTTGGCCGCGGGGATCGGCTGGGTTCAGAACCACCTTTTCGCCGAAATGGCGTCCATGTTCCCTGATAAGCCAGGTGGAGTGCCGGTCTACGCCCATGAAGCGTGGAAGAGCCGTTTCGCTCCGGCCGGAGCGCTGGCGACGTTCGGCTACTGGTTCGGCTGGTCGGCCGTCATCTCCGTGGTGAGTATTACGGCTGGGGCGATTGTGCAGGCACGCTGGCTTCCCGAAGCTTCCTGGGCCCTCGATCTGGGAATCGCTCAGATGGGTCCGGCGCAACTCATCGGGATCGGCTTCATCCTCGCGCTCATGGTGCCCAACCTCATCGGTGCGCAACCGGCAGCATGGGTGAACAAGGTCTTTGGCGCCCTGCTGCTCATTCCGCTCCTGACCTTCGTCGTCGCTCCCCTGGTGAGTGGTCAGTGGGAACTGAGCAACCTGACTTGGGGTCTGGGGCAGCCAGGGGCAGATCATTGGGGAGGATGGCAGGACGCCGCTGTATGGCTGTATCTCATCGGCTGGACTGCCTACGGAACGGAGATGTGCGCCGCATTCACTCCCGAGTACCGCAGCAACAGGGACGCACGCCGAGCGCTGTCCGCCTCTGGTGGCTACACCTTCATGATGTTCGCCCTTGTTCCCCTCGGTGTGGGCGGTCTCGTGTCCCAGGCGGACGCTGCCGCTGATCCCAGTGCAGTCTTTGTCACGGGGTTCGCCTCCGTCCTTCCCGCCGGCTTCGCCGGGGATATCGCGCTTCTGATCACCATCGGAGCGCTCCTCATGGGAGTGAATGCCAGCATGGCTGACGGCTCCCGAGCCTTGTATGGAGCGGCCGTAGACGGGCTGGTTCCTCGCCAGCTCGAGGTCCTCAACCGGAACCAGGTCCCTGCTCGGGCCATCATCGTGGCCGTGATCATGAACGTGCTGTTGGTCATCTTCGTCTCCAACCCGATTTCCATCCTGGTGGCCGCCAACATCGGTTACCTGCTCGCCATCCTCCTGGCCGTCTCGGGGTTCCTGCTTCTGCGCAAGGACCGCCCCAACGCATTCCGCAGCTTCAAGCTCGGCGCATGGTCCGTGCCACTGGCCATCGTCCTGACCGTCTATGGGGCCGCAGTGCTGGTCATCGGTGCTTCCTCCTCGCACCTGTCCGGCTACGGCGGTCCTGTGGAGTTGGCAATAGGCGTCGGCATCCTGCTGCTGTCCCTGGTCTTGTTCGTCATTCGTCGACGATTCCAGGACCGGCTTCCCCTCCTGCGCGAACCGGACGACTCGATCGAACAGCGTCCAGCAACTGTCACAAGCTGA
- a CDS encoding cupin domain-containing protein, producing the protein MSQVFHARHDDNAFEPFELGKVQWLRRPGDNGNEALSAGLWKVTPEEAPEPFDLPIHQDETICIVSGHLHIEVQGGDTFDLPAGAMASLSKGANTRWTVLEPTIEFFVYS; encoded by the coding sequence ATGTCTCAGGTATTTCACGCTCGCCACGACGACAACGCGTTCGAACCCTTCGAGCTCGGCAAGGTGCAGTGGCTGCGCCGCCCGGGCGACAACGGAAACGAAGCCCTCTCCGCAGGCCTATGGAAGGTCACACCGGAAGAGGCCCCGGAGCCCTTCGATCTACCTATTCATCAGGACGAGACGATCTGCATCGTCTCCGGGCACCTTCACATCGAGGTTCAGGGCGGGGACACCTTCGATCTGCCAGCCGGCGCGATGGCCTCACTCTCCAAGGGTGCGAACACACGGTGGACCGTGTTGGAGCCCACCATCGAATTCTTCGTCTACAGCTAG
- a CDS encoding flavin monoamine oxidase family protein: METTDVIVVGAGFAGLTAARELTRRGHRTIILEARDRIAGRTYLDNQLGRNLELGGTWVHWTQPYVWAEMGRYGIEPIAGPDFTKAYWTADGQHHEGHPDTLLGLLDEPNQALLADARRYFPLPWSPLSNPDVSDIDHITLSDAIDRLDLPEEQRQLLRSFWTLNFNGRLDEAAYTQALRWCAVASGSWSTMFEACASFKVEGGTLRLAEAILADSTADLRLDRVVAAIQQDDAGVTVRTADGSHYAAQQLVLAIPLSTLNDLDIQPELSAGKREAAARGQAGRGAKLWIKVKGRQERFVAMGPEHAALNFVQAEYIDDDSTTLVCFGPDAAAVDVDDPAAAQRILDALVPGLEVLEVAGHNWVDDEYSRSTWPMHYAGYLTQSLAELQRAEGRIRLAGSDFANGWGGFIDGAIESGLDAARAIEQELERNQPVESAMTTHS; the protein is encoded by the coding sequence ATGGAAACTACTGACGTCATCGTCGTCGGGGCAGGTTTCGCCGGCCTCACCGCGGCCCGCGAACTGACCCGCCGCGGCCACAGAACCATCATCCTCGAAGCACGCGACCGGATCGCCGGCCGCACGTACCTCGACAACCAACTCGGGCGCAATCTCGAACTCGGCGGCACCTGGGTCCACTGGACGCAGCCGTACGTCTGGGCCGAGATGGGCCGCTACGGGATCGAACCCATTGCAGGGCCGGACTTCACCAAGGCCTACTGGACTGCCGACGGGCAGCACCATGAGGGGCATCCCGACACGTTGTTGGGGCTTCTTGATGAGCCCAACCAGGCACTTCTGGCCGATGCGCGGCGGTACTTCCCTCTGCCGTGGTCGCCGTTGTCCAACCCCGACGTGTCCGACATCGACCACATCACCCTGTCGGACGCCATCGACCGGCTGGACCTGCCTGAGGAGCAGCGACAGTTGCTGCGATCCTTCTGGACGCTGAACTTCAACGGCAGACTCGACGAAGCCGCGTACACGCAGGCGCTTCGCTGGTGCGCCGTCGCGTCCGGTTCCTGGTCGACCATGTTCGAAGCCTGCGCCTCCTTCAAGGTCGAAGGAGGGACCCTCCGCCTCGCCGAAGCGATCCTGGCCGACTCAACTGCTGACCTCCGGCTGGATCGGGTAGTTGCGGCCATTCAGCAGGACGACGCTGGTGTCACGGTCAGGACGGCCGATGGCTCACACTATGCCGCCCAGCAACTCGTTCTCGCCATTCCGCTGAGCACACTGAACGACCTCGACATCCAGCCCGAACTCTCGGCGGGCAAACGCGAAGCCGCTGCCCGCGGACAGGCCGGACGAGGCGCCAAGTTATGGATCAAGGTCAAAGGCCGCCAGGAACGCTTCGTCGCCATGGGCCCCGAACATGCTGCCCTCAACTTCGTTCAAGCGGAGTACATCGATGATGACTCGACCACGCTCGTCTGCTTCGGACCCGATGCCGCAGCCGTCGACGTCGACGACCCCGCAGCCGCCCAGCGCATCCTGGACGCACTGGTACCCGGCCTGGAAGTTCTTGAAGTCGCCGGGCACAACTGGGTCGACGACGAATACTCCCGCTCCACCTGGCCGATGCACTACGCCGGATACCTCACGCAATCCCTCGCAGAACTACAACGAGCCGAAGGGCGAATCCGCCTGGCAGGATCTGACTTTGCCAATGGCTGGGGCGGATTCATCGACGGGGCAATTGAAAGCGGTCTGGACGCCGCCCGCGCCATCGAACAGGAACTCGAGCGTAATCAACCTGTCGAATCAGCAATGACGACCCACTCTTAA
- a CDS encoding aldehyde dehydrogenase family protein, producing the protein MTTSTETTAPATFEGLLAAIQPAEGGRDIKDPATGAVVGRAPEHGTPDLEAAIGKARAAQPAWGDLSHDKRSAYLNRAADAVEASAEALAQLLSREQGKPLNGPNARFEVGACAAWLRATASFEMKPEVLVDDDGGRAELHYRPLGVVGAIGPWNWPMMITIWQIAPALRMGNAVVVKPSGMTPLSVLALVHVLNKVLPADVLHVIAGRRDVGAVLVSHPDIAKIMFTGSTAAGQDIIRSSADTVKRLTLELGGNDAGIVLPDANPKEIAENLFWGAFINTGQTCAALKRLYVHEDIYDAVCEELTTVAASMPMGVGLDENNVLGPLQNKSQYDIVAGLVESARDSGATVLLGGNPEKDQPGYFYPATLVADIDNDNPLVTEEQFGPALPIIKYSSVDEAVAMANGLDVGLGASVWSSNVESALKVAARIEAGTVWINKHGTVDPRVPFGGVKTSGYGLEFGVEGLKHLGAPQAISY; encoded by the coding sequence ATGACAACCTCCACAGAGACAACCGCACCAGCCACCTTCGAGGGCCTTCTCGCCGCGATCCAGCCGGCCGAGGGCGGCAGGGACATCAAGGATCCCGCTACCGGAGCTGTGGTCGGACGCGCCCCGGAACACGGAACGCCCGACCTCGAGGCTGCGATCGGAAAGGCGCGCGCTGCCCAGCCGGCCTGGGGCGATCTGTCCCACGACAAGCGGTCTGCGTACCTCAACCGGGCAGCTGATGCGGTCGAAGCATCCGCCGAAGCACTCGCGCAGCTGCTCTCCCGCGAGCAGGGCAAGCCATTGAACGGACCGAATGCACGCTTCGAGGTCGGCGCCTGTGCGGCCTGGCTGCGGGCCACCGCATCCTTCGAGATGAAGCCCGAAGTGCTCGTGGATGATGATGGGGGCCGCGCGGAGCTGCACTACCGCCCGCTCGGTGTTGTGGGAGCTATCGGGCCCTGGAACTGGCCCATGATGATTACGATCTGGCAGATCGCTCCTGCCCTTCGGATGGGCAACGCCGTCGTCGTCAAACCCTCGGGGATGACACCCTTGTCCGTGCTGGCGCTTGTTCACGTGCTCAACAAAGTCCTGCCCGCGGATGTCCTCCACGTCATCGCCGGCCGCCGGGACGTGGGCGCCGTGCTGGTAAGCCACCCCGACATCGCCAAGATCATGTTCACCGGGTCCACCGCCGCAGGTCAGGACATCATTCGGTCCTCGGCTGACACGGTCAAGCGCCTCACCCTCGAACTGGGCGGCAATGACGCCGGCATCGTCCTGCCTGACGCCAACCCGAAGGAGATCGCCGAGAACCTGTTCTGGGGTGCGTTCATCAACACCGGCCAGACCTGCGCCGCCCTCAAAAGGCTTTACGTCCACGAGGACATCTACGACGCGGTGTGTGAAGAGCTCACCACGGTCGCCGCATCGATGCCCATGGGCGTGGGCCTGGATGAGAACAACGTTCTCGGTCCGCTGCAGAACAAGTCCCAGTACGACATCGTCGCCGGACTGGTCGAGTCCGCCCGCGATTCCGGGGCCACGGTGCTGCTCGGTGGCAACCCGGAGAAGGACCAGCCCGGCTATTTCTACCCGGCCACCCTCGTAGCCGATATCGACAATGACAATCCGCTGGTGACGGAGGAGCAGTTCGGACCGGCACTACCGATCATCAAGTACTCCAGTGTGGATGAGGCTGTCGCCATGGCGAACGGACTCGATGTGGGGCTCGGCGCTTCCGTCTGGTCGTCCAATGTGGAGTCGGCACTCAAGGTCGCCGCCCGCATCGAGGCCGGCACTGTCTGGATCAACAAGCACGGCACCGTGGACCCTCGGGTGCCCTTCGGAGGGGTCAAGACCTCGGGGTACGGCCTCGAATTCGGCGTCGAAGGCCTCAAGCACCTCGGAGCTCCCCAGGCCATCAGCTACTAG
- a CDS encoding DUF3500 domain-containing protein, translating to MSEAAAAFTATLTEGQITTLSFDYTDTAAKSNWSNLPEGLVQRSGLAMGDLTDEQREAALALLQAMLSEEGYQQVLDTFAADDVLGSGTLSGGTGPQLDWSSDNYFFAFFGDPTADSQFMVQFGGHHLALNIDYSDGAVTMTPEFVGIEPQTWTDESGTTIEPLGALKDSVFAVLGSLSAEELTTSELPQIYDDVVMGAGADADAFPEDGGVLVSDLTQEQQDLVTAAIEEWVGDIDEAVAAEITASYVAAYDETYISWSGSTDPESEDAYFRISGPQVWIEYVHQAGIGGSDIHLHTVYRDKTSAYGA from the coding sequence GTGTCGGAAGCGGCGGCGGCATTCACGGCGACCCTGACTGAGGGCCAGATCACCACGCTGAGCTTCGACTACACCGATACCGCAGCTAAATCGAACTGGTCGAATCTTCCAGAGGGCCTGGTTCAGCGCAGCGGCTTGGCGATGGGTGACCTTACCGATGAACAGCGCGAGGCCGCCTTGGCACTCCTGCAGGCCATGCTCAGCGAGGAGGGCTACCAGCAGGTTCTGGATACCTTCGCCGCGGACGATGTCCTGGGTTCGGGCACCCTGAGCGGTGGTACGGGTCCACAGCTGGATTGGAGCAGCGATAACTACTTCTTCGCTTTCTTCGGCGACCCGACCGCGGACAGCCAGTTCATGGTCCAGTTCGGCGGGCACCACTTGGCACTGAACATCGATTACAGCGATGGTGCGGTGACGATGACACCGGAGTTCGTCGGTATCGAACCGCAGACCTGGACCGACGAATCGGGCACCACGATCGAGCCTCTGGGTGCCCTGAAGGATTCCGTCTTCGCGGTGCTGGGCAGCCTCAGTGCCGAGGAACTGACCACCTCCGAACTTCCGCAGATCTACGACGACGTCGTCATGGGTGCGGGCGCCGACGCCGATGCTTTCCCCGAAGACGGCGGCGTCCTGGTCTCGGACCTGACGCAGGAACAGCAGGACCTTGTCACGGCGGCCATCGAGGAGTGGGTCGGCGATATCGACGAGGCGGTCGCAGCGGAAATCACCGCGTCCTATGTCGCGGCCTACGACGAGACGTACATCTCGTGGTCGGGTTCGACGGACCCGGAAAGCGAGGACGCCTACTTCCGGATCAGCGGCCCCCAGGTCTGGATCGAGTACGTACACCAGGCGGGCATCGGCGGATCCGACATCCACCTCCACACGGTGTACCGCGACAAGACCTCGGCGTACGGGGCATGA
- a CDS encoding HupE/UreJ family protein, translating into MSRRPARVAAASIAAGVALAAMPAAVASAHPSETSAVLVTVHQSDVDLELQVPLDRYTLATDTTIEPTDTAVSDAAASIESYVLDHVAVTDADGGLATTVDSVSLDTINSVPTLIVNVTGTADDGSVGESLILAYDVVSERIATHDVYVSLVSDWYSGAVADGEPQLLSVLTSTSKTVGLDRAGSSWWSGFLATVQLGMSHIAEGPDHVLFLGMLLLIAPCLAVATGRGAARWQQAPIKGWRAGGIVRRTALLVSAFTLGHALSLALVSFQLFSPPGMVVETLVALSIVLAAVHALRPLVRRGELLIAAAFGLVHGTAFATTLVEMHLDTGALVGAILGFNVGVELAQLIAVAAILPLLVLAARSTAYRYLRVVLAAGGTIAGSAWAIGVLTGTDSVFSPVFAAIAAAPRVSWGLLAVVCMLVWALGSRERSTSRCHRASFPLSGFSR; encoded by the coding sequence ATGAGCCGGCGGCCCGCCCGGGTCGCCGCAGCCAGCATCGCGGCGGGGGTAGCCCTCGCCGCGATGCCCGCCGCCGTCGCCTCAGCCCACCCCTCCGAGACCTCCGCCGTGCTCGTCACGGTCCACCAGTCCGACGTCGACCTCGAGCTCCAGGTTCCCCTCGACCGTTACACTTTGGCCACCGACACCACCATCGAGCCAACGGACACCGCTGTCAGCGACGCCGCAGCAAGCATCGAGTCCTACGTGCTGGACCATGTGGCCGTGACCGACGCCGATGGCGGCCTCGCCACGACCGTCGACTCGGTGTCCCTCGACACCATCAACAGCGTTCCTACCCTCATCGTCAACGTGACGGGCACGGCCGATGACGGGTCGGTCGGCGAGAGCCTCATCCTTGCCTACGACGTCGTCAGTGAGCGCATCGCCACCCACGACGTCTACGTATCACTGGTCAGCGACTGGTACAGCGGGGCTGTTGCCGACGGCGAGCCCCAGCTGCTCTCCGTCCTGACCAGTACATCAAAGACGGTCGGGCTCGATCGCGCGGGCTCCTCCTGGTGGAGCGGTTTCCTCGCCACGGTGCAGCTTGGCATGAGCCACATCGCCGAAGGCCCGGACCATGTGCTGTTCCTCGGGATGCTGCTGCTGATCGCACCCTGCCTCGCCGTTGCGACGGGCCGAGGAGCCGCACGTTGGCAGCAAGCGCCTATCAAGGGTTGGCGAGCGGGCGGAATCGTCCGCCGAACAGCACTGCTCGTCTCCGCGTTCACCCTGGGCCACGCGCTCAGCCTTGCGCTGGTGTCGTTCCAGCTCTTCTCACCCCCAGGGATGGTGGTTGAAACCCTGGTCGCATTGTCGATCGTGCTTGCCGCTGTCCATGCCCTCCGGCCCTTGGTCCGTAGGGGTGAACTGCTGATTGCCGCTGCTTTCGGGCTCGTTCACGGGACGGCCTTCGCCACGACCCTGGTGGAAATGCACCTTGATACCGGGGCCCTCGTCGGAGCCATCCTCGGCTTCAACGTCGGAGTCGAACTGGCCCAACTCATCGCCGTCGCGGCCATCCTGCCCCTGCTCGTCCTCGCAGCCCGAAGCACTGCCTACCGCTACCTGCGCGTGGTGCTGGCAGCTGGCGGCACCATCGCAGGCAGCGCCTGGGCCATCGGCGTCCTCACCGGCACTGACTCCGTATTCAGTCCCGTGTTCGCCGCCATTGCTGCTGCCCCCCGCGTCTCCTGGGGCCTGCTCGCGGTCGTGTGCATGCTCGTCTGGGCCCTTGGTTCCCGCGAAAGAAGCACCAGCCGCTGCCACCGCGCCTCGTTCCCACTCTCGGGATTCTCGCGCTAG